A DNA window from Anastrepha obliqua isolate idAnaObli1 chromosome 5, idAnaObli1_1.0, whole genome shotgun sequence contains the following coding sequences:
- the LOC129247370 gene encoding actin-binding protein WASF3, protein MPLPKRSIEPIHVSRSAYQQDELQIIELETVTNTALTNIIRQLSSLSKHAEDIFGELARDVGNISNRANSLQARIDHLSIKVTQLDSTMEDVPLTDITRKKGFRSTKIFDQKIFSHSTMPAPMLETYSMCDKPPPLNKLNNYRDDGKDGLKFYTDPNYFFELWRQEMLKDTERVMHDKGKKLNRPRQDGGNNCISIAGSKKRVRKPHNTREKQRLLAIGQGETLMPNNISYQTPNSIINMETGYGNVIESRHHRPNSIDLRNICNSEQAIGGFCSPVNSSIASTVIADIIGSHPSTLGKNDNGILAMHSMHNTDQASQMQDLYDDELYNINNENQPCYEQCGSLAPEGMCTPGIISRMKIRPSQPPPAPPSNGSRNGTPVSSNANTPTRGRNISNNRDILPPPPPIPEGVMNTTSPPRTIAVINGTISMDNNFANMVNVSQQPNYHDLPSSAQSDHQHSKKSSTNVAPPPPPPPPPLLQSELVQQGSQLELKSLNGDIHKRIIIDETTQHVIGQKRHLPPFYDSRTDLMKAIRDGITLRKVEKSEQKEIERNTALHDVASILARRVAIELSESEESDTDDDSEGWMESVENSG, encoded by the exons ATGCCCCTCCCAAAACGATCCATTGAGCCAATTCACGTCTCACGATCCGCTTACCAACAAGATGAGCTTCAAATCATTGAACTGGAAACTGTGACAAATACAGCACTTACTAATATTATTCGCCAGTTATCGTCTTTATCCAAGCATGCAGAAGATATTTTTGGGGAACTTGCTCGAGACGTGGGGAATATTAGTAACCGAGCGAATTCTTTGCAGGCGCGAATAGATCATTTATCAATAAAAGTGACGCAATTAGATAGCACAATGGAAGATGTGCCGTTGACTgatattacaagaaaaaaaggttTTCGATCCACCAAAATATtcgatcaaaaaattttttcccattcaACAATGCCGGCTCCCATGCTAGAGACGTATTCGATGTGCGATAAACCACCGCCATTAAACAAATTGAATAATTACCGTGACGACGGTAAAGATGGCCTTAAGTTTTATACCGACCCCAACTACTTTTTTGAGTTATGGCGGCAAGAGATGCTAAAAGATACAGAGAGGGTTATGCAtgataaaggaaaaaaattaaatcgccCTCGTCAAGATGGTGGAAATAATTGCATTAGTATTGCAGGAAGTAAAAAGCGAGTCCGAAAGCCTCACAATACTAGAGAAAAACAAAGATTGCTTGCCATTGGACAAGGAGAGACGCTGATGCCAAACAATATAAGCTACCAAACTCCAAATTCAATTATCAACATGGAAACCGGATATGGCA acgTTATAGAGTCACGACACCATCGTCCAAATTCGATTGACCTCCGTAATATCTGTAATTCCGAACAAGCGATCGGCGGTTTTTGCAGTCCCGTTAATTCATCTATTGCTTCGaccgttattgctgacataatTGGAAGCCATCCATCTACCCTTGGAAAGAATGATAATGGCATTTTGGCAATGCATTCCATGCATAATACCGATCAAGCGTCGCAAATGCAAGATTTATATGACGACGaattgtataatataaataatgaaaatcaaCCATGTTATGAACAATGTGGTTCGTTGGCTCCTGAGGGGATGTGTACTCCAGGTATAATTTCGCGCATGAAAATTCGTCCTTCCCAACCTCCCCCTGCCCCACCATCCAATGGAAGCAGAAATGGTACCCCTGTATCCTCTAATGCGAATACTCCAACACGTGGCCGAAATATTTCCAACAATCGCGATATATTACCACCTCCACCACCCATACCCGAGGGGGTAATGAATACAACATCACCACCACGAACAATTGCTGTAATAAATGGAACCATTTCCATGG ATAACAATTTTGCCAATATGGTTAACGTTTCCCAGCAACCTAATTACCATGATTTGCCGTCTTCAGCACAATCGGATCATCAG CATTCTAAAAAATCGTCAACCAATGTAGCTCCTCCACCGCCACCTCCACCGCCTCCACTTTTGCAGAGTGAATTGGTACAACAAGGTTCTCAGCTGGAACTGAAATCCCTGAATGGAGATATTCATAAGAGGATTATTATTGATGAAACTACTCAGCACGTGATTGGTCAGAAAAGACATTTGCCGCCATTCTATGACTCTCGTACTGATCTTATGAAAGCAATACGTGACG GTATAACTCTTCGGAAGGTTGAGAAATCAGAACAAAAGGAGATCGAAAGAAACACTGCTTTGCATGATGTAGCTTCAATCTTGGCAAGACGTGTTGCCATTGAACTTTCTGAGTCGGAAGAATCAGATACTGATGACGATAGTGAGGGATGGATGGAATCAGTCGAAAATTCAGGTTGA